From one Balaenoptera acutorostrata chromosome 6, mBalAcu1.1, whole genome shotgun sequence genomic stretch:
- the ZNF658 gene encoding zinc finger protein 658 isoform X1, translating into MNIAQGSVSFEDVTVEFTQDEWQYVGPAQRTLYKDVMLENYSHLISLVVTFAGYCIIKPQVIFKLEHGEEPWSSEEEFLNQKYPGYCRVDVHIEENREKQEKPLWQVVFIDNKILSKEEQKVLEKPFNLNITPDFSGKMPSKHDSCRMNLPVVSELILSDRNYSRNKTDYINVCEKLQLDIQHEKTHTREQCYKYNENMEALSYVKDHHKFQTLEQSFECNEYGKVLHDKTICVTAKSSVTGEDSCKDNEFRGNCDKAALFNHMRTGTRKKCFDLNECGKSCEYNEVHMALAHNECNESGNNFSRNSPLTQPQRTVTGQGAFESSKCEENLSQSSGHIVHQKIQTRDTFCVYNGFTNTFYQKLDFTVHQRTHKEEKFYQCDKYEKSSHQNSALSVHQQCDTGEKSFELTECRKSFYQKAHLIQHQRTHPGEKPYECEECGKSFCSNSHPVHYPGTHMGVNLYECNECGKTFADNSTLRAHQRIHTKEKPFKCNDCERSSAHNSALRAHQRIHTGEKPYECNDCEKTFAHNSTLRAHQKIHTGVKLYKCNECGKTFSQKTRLSTHQRIHTGEKPYGCSECGKTFSQKSYLSGHERIHKGEKPYECNECGKTFVYKAALIVHQRIHTGEKPYECNECGKTFSQRTHLYAHQRTHTGEKPYECKECGKTFADNSALRAHQRIHKGEKPYECSECGKTFSKTSHLRAHLRTRTGEKPYECNECGKTFSQKSYVSAHQRIHTGEKPYECNICGKPFAHNSTLRVHQRIHTGVKSYKCNECGKTFPQKSHLSAHQRIHTGEKPYECNECGKAFAQNSTLGVHLRIHTGERPYKCYECGKTFVRKAALRVHHTRMHTREKTLACNEFGMC; encoded by the exons TTGTTACATTTGCAGGGTACTGCATTATCAAACCCCAGGTGATCTTCAAGTTGGAGCACGGTGAAGAGCCCTGGTCCTCAGAGGAAGAATTCCTAAACCAGAAGTACCCAG gaTATTGCAGAGTTGATGTCCATATTGAGGAGAAccgggaaaaacaagagaaacctCTGTGGCAAGTAGTATTCATTGATAACAAAATATTGAGTAAAGAAGAGCAGAAAGTTTTAGAGAAACCATTTAATCTCAATATAACTCCAGATTTTTCAGGAAAAATGCCCTCTAAACATGACTCATGTAGAATGAATTTACCAGTTGTTTCTGAATTAATTCTTAGTGATAGGAATTATTCACGAAACAAGACTGACTACATAAATGTATGTGAAAAGTTGCAGCTGGATATTCAGCATGAGAAAACTCATACTAGAGAGCAGTGTtacaaatataatgaaaatatggAAGCTCTCAGTTATGTGAAAGATCATCATAAATTTCAAACTCTGGAGCAATCTTTTGAATGTAATGAATATGGAAAAGTTTTACATGATAAGACCATCTGTGTTACAGCTAAGAGTTCAGTAACAGGAGAGGATTCCTGTAAGGATAATGAATTTAGGGGAAATTGTGATAAAGCAGCTCTTTTTAACCACATGAGAACTGGCACAAGGAAGAAATGCTTTGATCTTAATGAATGTGGTAAATCCTGTGAATACAATGAGGTTCACATGGCTTTGGCACACAATGAATGTAATGAAAGTGGGAATAACTTCAGTAGGAATTCACCCCTCACTCAGCCTCAGAGAACTGTTACAGGACAAGGTGCCTTTGAAAGCAGTAAGTGTGAAGAAAACTTGAGCCAGAGCTCAGGCCATATAGTACATCAGAAGATACAAACTAGAGATACATTCTGTGTTTATAATGGATTTACAAACACCTTCTACCAGAAGTTAGACTTTACAGTACATCAGAGAACTCACAAAGAAGAGAAATTCTATCAATGTGATAAATATGAGAAATCCTCCCATCAGAACTCAGCCCTCAGTGTTCATCAGCAGTGTGACACAGGAGAGAAGTCATTTGAACTTACTGAATGCAGGAAATCATTTTACCAGAAAGCACACCTTATTCAGCATCAGAGGACCCACCCAGgggagaaaccttatgaatgtgAGGAATGTGGGAAATCCTTTTGTTCAAATTCACATCCTGTTCATTATCCTGGAACTCATATGGGAGTCAATCTgtatgaatgtaatgaatgtgggaaaacttTCGCTGATAATTCAACCCTCAGAgcacatcagagaattcacacaaAGGAGAAACCCTTCAAATGTAATGACTGTgagaggtcttctgcccataatTCAGCCCTCAGAgcacatcagagaattcacacaggTGAGAAACCATATGAGTGTAATGACTGTGAGAAGACTTTTGCCCATAATTCCACCCTCAGAGCACATCAGAAAATTCACACTGGGGTGAAACTCtacaaatgtaatgaatgtgggaaaacttTTTCCCAGAAGACACGTCTTAGTACACATCAGAGGATTCACACAGGTGAGAAACCCTATGGatgtagtgaatgtgggaaaaccttctCCCAGAAATCATACCTCAGTGGACATGAGAGAATTCACAAAGGGGAAAAACcttatgaatgtaatgaatgtgggaaaacttTTGTCTATAAGGCAGCCCTCATTGTCCATCAAAGAATTCACACaggagaaaaaccctatgaatgtaatgaatgtgggaaaacttTCTCCCAGAGGACACACCTCTATGCACATCAGAGAACTCACACAGgggagaaaccttatgaatgtaaggaatgtgggaaaactTTTGCAGATAATTCAGCCCTCAGGgcacatcagagaattcacaaaggggagaaaccctatgaatgtagtgaatgtgggaaaacttTCTCCAAGACATCACACCTCAGAGCACATCTAAGGACTCGCacaggggagaaaccctatgaatgtaatgaatgtgggaaaacttTCTCCCAGAAGTCATATGTTAGTgcacatcagagaattcacacaggGGAGAAACCTTACGAATGTAACATATGTGGGAAACCTTTTGCCCATAATTCAACCCTCAGAgtacatcagagaattcacacaggTGTAAAATCCtacaaatgtaatgaatgtgggaaaacttTCCCCCAGAAGTCACACCTTAGTgcacatcagagaattcacacaggagagaaaccctatgagtgtaatgaatgtgggaaagcttttGCCCAAAATTCAACTCTTGGAGTACACCTGAGAATTCACACAGGTGAGAGACCCTACAAATGTTATGAATGTGGAAAAACCTTTGTCCGTAAGGCAGCTCTTAGAGTACATCACACCAGAATGCACACCAGAGAGAAAACCCTTGCATGTAATGAATTTGGGATGTGCTAA
- the ZNF658 gene encoding zinc finger protein 658 isoform X3 — protein MLENYSHLISLVVTFAGYCIIKPQVIFKLEHGEEPWSSEEEFLNQKYPGYCRVDVHIEENREKQEKPLWQVVFIDNKILSKEEQKVLEKPFNLNITPDFSGKMPSKHDSCRMNLPVVSELILSDRNYSRNKTDYINVCEKLQLDIQHEKTHTREQCYKYNENMEALSYVKDHHKFQTLEQSFECNEYGKVLHDKTICVTAKSSVTGEDSCKDNEFRGNCDKAALFNHMRTGTRKKCFDLNECGKSCEYNEVHMALAHNECNESGNNFSRNSPLTQPQRTVTGQGAFESSKCEENLSQSSGHIVHQKIQTRDTFCVYNGFTNTFYQKLDFTVHQRTHKEEKFYQCDKYEKSSHQNSALSVHQQCDTGEKSFELTECRKSFYQKAHLIQHQRTHPGEKPYECEECGKSFCSNSHPVHYPGTHMGVNLYECNECGKTFADNSTLRAHQRIHTKEKPFKCNDCERSSAHNSALRAHQRIHTGEKPYECNDCEKTFAHNSTLRAHQKIHTGVKLYKCNECGKTFSQKTRLSTHQRIHTGEKPYGCSECGKTFSQKSYLSGHERIHKGEKPYECNECGKTFVYKAALIVHQRIHTGEKPYECNECGKTFSQRTHLYAHQRTHTGEKPYECKECGKTFADNSALRAHQRIHKGEKPYECSECGKTFSKTSHLRAHLRTRTGEKPYECNECGKTFSQKSYVSAHQRIHTGEKPYECNICGKPFAHNSTLRVHQRIHTGVKSYKCNECGKTFPQKSHLSAHQRIHTGEKPYECNECGKAFAQNSTLGVHLRIHTGERPYKCYECGKTFVRKAALRVHHTRMHTREKTLACNEFGMC, from the exons TTGTTACATTTGCAGGGTACTGCATTATCAAACCCCAGGTGATCTTCAAGTTGGAGCACGGTGAAGAGCCCTGGTCCTCAGAGGAAGAATTCCTAAACCAGAAGTACCCAG gaTATTGCAGAGTTGATGTCCATATTGAGGAGAAccgggaaaaacaagagaaacctCTGTGGCAAGTAGTATTCATTGATAACAAAATATTGAGTAAAGAAGAGCAGAAAGTTTTAGAGAAACCATTTAATCTCAATATAACTCCAGATTTTTCAGGAAAAATGCCCTCTAAACATGACTCATGTAGAATGAATTTACCAGTTGTTTCTGAATTAATTCTTAGTGATAGGAATTATTCACGAAACAAGACTGACTACATAAATGTATGTGAAAAGTTGCAGCTGGATATTCAGCATGAGAAAACTCATACTAGAGAGCAGTGTtacaaatataatgaaaatatggAAGCTCTCAGTTATGTGAAAGATCATCATAAATTTCAAACTCTGGAGCAATCTTTTGAATGTAATGAATATGGAAAAGTTTTACATGATAAGACCATCTGTGTTACAGCTAAGAGTTCAGTAACAGGAGAGGATTCCTGTAAGGATAATGAATTTAGGGGAAATTGTGATAAAGCAGCTCTTTTTAACCACATGAGAACTGGCACAAGGAAGAAATGCTTTGATCTTAATGAATGTGGTAAATCCTGTGAATACAATGAGGTTCACATGGCTTTGGCACACAATGAATGTAATGAAAGTGGGAATAACTTCAGTAGGAATTCACCCCTCACTCAGCCTCAGAGAACTGTTACAGGACAAGGTGCCTTTGAAAGCAGTAAGTGTGAAGAAAACTTGAGCCAGAGCTCAGGCCATATAGTACATCAGAAGATACAAACTAGAGATACATTCTGTGTTTATAATGGATTTACAAACACCTTCTACCAGAAGTTAGACTTTACAGTACATCAGAGAACTCACAAAGAAGAGAAATTCTATCAATGTGATAAATATGAGAAATCCTCCCATCAGAACTCAGCCCTCAGTGTTCATCAGCAGTGTGACACAGGAGAGAAGTCATTTGAACTTACTGAATGCAGGAAATCATTTTACCAGAAAGCACACCTTATTCAGCATCAGAGGACCCACCCAGgggagaaaccttatgaatgtgAGGAATGTGGGAAATCCTTTTGTTCAAATTCACATCCTGTTCATTATCCTGGAACTCATATGGGAGTCAATCTgtatgaatgtaatgaatgtgggaaaacttTCGCTGATAATTCAACCCTCAGAgcacatcagagaattcacacaaAGGAGAAACCCTTCAAATGTAATGACTGTgagaggtcttctgcccataatTCAGCCCTCAGAgcacatcagagaattcacacaggTGAGAAACCATATGAGTGTAATGACTGTGAGAAGACTTTTGCCCATAATTCCACCCTCAGAGCACATCAGAAAATTCACACTGGGGTGAAACTCtacaaatgtaatgaatgtgggaaaacttTTTCCCAGAAGACACGTCTTAGTACACATCAGAGGATTCACACAGGTGAGAAACCCTATGGatgtagtgaatgtgggaaaaccttctCCCAGAAATCATACCTCAGTGGACATGAGAGAATTCACAAAGGGGAAAAACcttatgaatgtaatgaatgtgggaaaacttTTGTCTATAAGGCAGCCCTCATTGTCCATCAAAGAATTCACACaggagaaaaaccctatgaatgtaatgaatgtgggaaaacttTCTCCCAGAGGACACACCTCTATGCACATCAGAGAACTCACACAGgggagaaaccttatgaatgtaaggaatgtgggaaaactTTTGCAGATAATTCAGCCCTCAGGgcacatcagagaattcacaaaggggagaaaccctatgaatgtagtgaatgtgggaaaacttTCTCCAAGACATCACACCTCAGAGCACATCTAAGGACTCGCacaggggagaaaccctatgaatgtaatgaatgtgggaaaacttTCTCCCAGAAGTCATATGTTAGTgcacatcagagaattcacacaggGGAGAAACCTTACGAATGTAACATATGTGGGAAACCTTTTGCCCATAATTCAACCCTCAGAgtacatcagagaattcacacaggTGTAAAATCCtacaaatgtaatgaatgtgggaaaacttTCCCCCAGAAGTCACACCTTAGTgcacatcagagaattcacacaggagagaaaccctatgagtgtaatgaatgtgggaaagcttttGCCCAAAATTCAACTCTTGGAGTACACCTGAGAATTCACACAGGTGAGAGACCCTACAAATGTTATGAATGTGGAAAAACCTTTGTCCGTAAGGCAGCTCTTAGAGTACATCACACCAGAATGCACACCAGAGAGAAAACCCTTGCATGTAATGAATTTGGGATGTGCTAA
- the ZNF658 gene encoding zinc finger protein 658 isoform X2 — protein sequence MNIAQGSVSFEDVTVEFTQDEWQYVGPAQRTLYKDVMLENYSHLISLGYCIIKPQVIFKLEHGEEPWSSEEEFLNQKYPGYCRVDVHIEENREKQEKPLWQVVFIDNKILSKEEQKVLEKPFNLNITPDFSGKMPSKHDSCRMNLPVVSELILSDRNYSRNKTDYINVCEKLQLDIQHEKTHTREQCYKYNENMEALSYVKDHHKFQTLEQSFECNEYGKVLHDKTICVTAKSSVTGEDSCKDNEFRGNCDKAALFNHMRTGTRKKCFDLNECGKSCEYNEVHMALAHNECNESGNNFSRNSPLTQPQRTVTGQGAFESSKCEENLSQSSGHIVHQKIQTRDTFCVYNGFTNTFYQKLDFTVHQRTHKEEKFYQCDKYEKSSHQNSALSVHQQCDTGEKSFELTECRKSFYQKAHLIQHQRTHPGEKPYECEECGKSFCSNSHPVHYPGTHMGVNLYECNECGKTFADNSTLRAHQRIHTKEKPFKCNDCERSSAHNSALRAHQRIHTGEKPYECNDCEKTFAHNSTLRAHQKIHTGVKLYKCNECGKTFSQKTRLSTHQRIHTGEKPYGCSECGKTFSQKSYLSGHERIHKGEKPYECNECGKTFVYKAALIVHQRIHTGEKPYECNECGKTFSQRTHLYAHQRTHTGEKPYECKECGKTFADNSALRAHQRIHKGEKPYECSECGKTFSKTSHLRAHLRTRTGEKPYECNECGKTFSQKSYVSAHQRIHTGEKPYECNICGKPFAHNSTLRVHQRIHTGVKSYKCNECGKTFPQKSHLSAHQRIHTGEKPYECNECGKAFAQNSTLGVHLRIHTGERPYKCYECGKTFVRKAALRVHHTRMHTREKTLACNEFGMC from the exons GGTACTGCATTATCAAACCCCAGGTGATCTTCAAGTTGGAGCACGGTGAAGAGCCCTGGTCCTCAGAGGAAGAATTCCTAAACCAGAAGTACCCAG gaTATTGCAGAGTTGATGTCCATATTGAGGAGAAccgggaaaaacaagagaaacctCTGTGGCAAGTAGTATTCATTGATAACAAAATATTGAGTAAAGAAGAGCAGAAAGTTTTAGAGAAACCATTTAATCTCAATATAACTCCAGATTTTTCAGGAAAAATGCCCTCTAAACATGACTCATGTAGAATGAATTTACCAGTTGTTTCTGAATTAATTCTTAGTGATAGGAATTATTCACGAAACAAGACTGACTACATAAATGTATGTGAAAAGTTGCAGCTGGATATTCAGCATGAGAAAACTCATACTAGAGAGCAGTGTtacaaatataatgaaaatatggAAGCTCTCAGTTATGTGAAAGATCATCATAAATTTCAAACTCTGGAGCAATCTTTTGAATGTAATGAATATGGAAAAGTTTTACATGATAAGACCATCTGTGTTACAGCTAAGAGTTCAGTAACAGGAGAGGATTCCTGTAAGGATAATGAATTTAGGGGAAATTGTGATAAAGCAGCTCTTTTTAACCACATGAGAACTGGCACAAGGAAGAAATGCTTTGATCTTAATGAATGTGGTAAATCCTGTGAATACAATGAGGTTCACATGGCTTTGGCACACAATGAATGTAATGAAAGTGGGAATAACTTCAGTAGGAATTCACCCCTCACTCAGCCTCAGAGAACTGTTACAGGACAAGGTGCCTTTGAAAGCAGTAAGTGTGAAGAAAACTTGAGCCAGAGCTCAGGCCATATAGTACATCAGAAGATACAAACTAGAGATACATTCTGTGTTTATAATGGATTTACAAACACCTTCTACCAGAAGTTAGACTTTACAGTACATCAGAGAACTCACAAAGAAGAGAAATTCTATCAATGTGATAAATATGAGAAATCCTCCCATCAGAACTCAGCCCTCAGTGTTCATCAGCAGTGTGACACAGGAGAGAAGTCATTTGAACTTACTGAATGCAGGAAATCATTTTACCAGAAAGCACACCTTATTCAGCATCAGAGGACCCACCCAGgggagaaaccttatgaatgtgAGGAATGTGGGAAATCCTTTTGTTCAAATTCACATCCTGTTCATTATCCTGGAACTCATATGGGAGTCAATCTgtatgaatgtaatgaatgtgggaaaacttTCGCTGATAATTCAACCCTCAGAgcacatcagagaattcacacaaAGGAGAAACCCTTCAAATGTAATGACTGTgagaggtcttctgcccataatTCAGCCCTCAGAgcacatcagagaattcacacaggTGAGAAACCATATGAGTGTAATGACTGTGAGAAGACTTTTGCCCATAATTCCACCCTCAGAGCACATCAGAAAATTCACACTGGGGTGAAACTCtacaaatgtaatgaatgtgggaaaacttTTTCCCAGAAGACACGTCTTAGTACACATCAGAGGATTCACACAGGTGAGAAACCCTATGGatgtagtgaatgtgggaaaaccttctCCCAGAAATCATACCTCAGTGGACATGAGAGAATTCACAAAGGGGAAAAACcttatgaatgtaatgaatgtgggaaaacttTTGTCTATAAGGCAGCCCTCATTGTCCATCAAAGAATTCACACaggagaaaaaccctatgaatgtaatgaatgtgggaaaacttTCTCCCAGAGGACACACCTCTATGCACATCAGAGAACTCACACAGgggagaaaccttatgaatgtaaggaatgtgggaaaactTTTGCAGATAATTCAGCCCTCAGGgcacatcagagaattcacaaaggggagaaaccctatgaatgtagtgaatgtgggaaaacttTCTCCAAGACATCACACCTCAGAGCACATCTAAGGACTCGCacaggggagaaaccctatgaatgtaatgaatgtgggaaaacttTCTCCCAGAAGTCATATGTTAGTgcacatcagagaattcacacaggGGAGAAACCTTACGAATGTAACATATGTGGGAAACCTTTTGCCCATAATTCAACCCTCAGAgtacatcagagaattcacacaggTGTAAAATCCtacaaatgtaatgaatgtgggaaaacttTCCCCCAGAAGTCACACCTTAGTgcacatcagagaattcacacaggagagaaaccctatgagtgtaatgaatgtgggaaagcttttGCCCAAAATTCAACTCTTGGAGTACACCTGAGAATTCACACAGGTGAGAGACCCTACAAATGTTATGAATGTGGAAAAACCTTTGTCCGTAAGGCAGCTCTTAGAGTACATCACACCAGAATGCACACCAGAGAGAAAACCCTTGCATGTAATGAATTTGGGATGTGCTAA
- the ZNF658 gene encoding zinc finger protein 658 isoform X4: MNIAQGSVSFEDVTVEFTQDEWQYVGPAQRTLYKDVMLENYSHLISLGYCRVDVHIEENREKQEKPLWQVVFIDNKILSKEEQKVLEKPFNLNITPDFSGKMPSKHDSCRMNLPVVSELILSDRNYSRNKTDYINVCEKLQLDIQHEKTHTREQCYKYNENMEALSYVKDHHKFQTLEQSFECNEYGKVLHDKTICVTAKSSVTGEDSCKDNEFRGNCDKAALFNHMRTGTRKKCFDLNECGKSCEYNEVHMALAHNECNESGNNFSRNSPLTQPQRTVTGQGAFESSKCEENLSQSSGHIVHQKIQTRDTFCVYNGFTNTFYQKLDFTVHQRTHKEEKFYQCDKYEKSSHQNSALSVHQQCDTGEKSFELTECRKSFYQKAHLIQHQRTHPGEKPYECEECGKSFCSNSHPVHYPGTHMGVNLYECNECGKTFADNSTLRAHQRIHTKEKPFKCNDCERSSAHNSALRAHQRIHTGEKPYECNDCEKTFAHNSTLRAHQKIHTGVKLYKCNECGKTFSQKTRLSTHQRIHTGEKPYGCSECGKTFSQKSYLSGHERIHKGEKPYECNECGKTFVYKAALIVHQRIHTGEKPYECNECGKTFSQRTHLYAHQRTHTGEKPYECKECGKTFADNSALRAHQRIHKGEKPYECSECGKTFSKTSHLRAHLRTRTGEKPYECNECGKTFSQKSYVSAHQRIHTGEKPYECNICGKPFAHNSTLRVHQRIHTGVKSYKCNECGKTFPQKSHLSAHQRIHTGEKPYECNECGKAFAQNSTLGVHLRIHTGERPYKCYECGKTFVRKAALRVHHTRMHTREKTLACNEFGMC; encoded by the coding sequence gaTATTGCAGAGTTGATGTCCATATTGAGGAGAAccgggaaaaacaagagaaacctCTGTGGCAAGTAGTATTCATTGATAACAAAATATTGAGTAAAGAAGAGCAGAAAGTTTTAGAGAAACCATTTAATCTCAATATAACTCCAGATTTTTCAGGAAAAATGCCCTCTAAACATGACTCATGTAGAATGAATTTACCAGTTGTTTCTGAATTAATTCTTAGTGATAGGAATTATTCACGAAACAAGACTGACTACATAAATGTATGTGAAAAGTTGCAGCTGGATATTCAGCATGAGAAAACTCATACTAGAGAGCAGTGTtacaaatataatgaaaatatggAAGCTCTCAGTTATGTGAAAGATCATCATAAATTTCAAACTCTGGAGCAATCTTTTGAATGTAATGAATATGGAAAAGTTTTACATGATAAGACCATCTGTGTTACAGCTAAGAGTTCAGTAACAGGAGAGGATTCCTGTAAGGATAATGAATTTAGGGGAAATTGTGATAAAGCAGCTCTTTTTAACCACATGAGAACTGGCACAAGGAAGAAATGCTTTGATCTTAATGAATGTGGTAAATCCTGTGAATACAATGAGGTTCACATGGCTTTGGCACACAATGAATGTAATGAAAGTGGGAATAACTTCAGTAGGAATTCACCCCTCACTCAGCCTCAGAGAACTGTTACAGGACAAGGTGCCTTTGAAAGCAGTAAGTGTGAAGAAAACTTGAGCCAGAGCTCAGGCCATATAGTACATCAGAAGATACAAACTAGAGATACATTCTGTGTTTATAATGGATTTACAAACACCTTCTACCAGAAGTTAGACTTTACAGTACATCAGAGAACTCACAAAGAAGAGAAATTCTATCAATGTGATAAATATGAGAAATCCTCCCATCAGAACTCAGCCCTCAGTGTTCATCAGCAGTGTGACACAGGAGAGAAGTCATTTGAACTTACTGAATGCAGGAAATCATTTTACCAGAAAGCACACCTTATTCAGCATCAGAGGACCCACCCAGgggagaaaccttatgaatgtgAGGAATGTGGGAAATCCTTTTGTTCAAATTCACATCCTGTTCATTATCCTGGAACTCATATGGGAGTCAATCTgtatgaatgtaatgaatgtgggaaaacttTCGCTGATAATTCAACCCTCAGAgcacatcagagaattcacacaaAGGAGAAACCCTTCAAATGTAATGACTGTgagaggtcttctgcccataatTCAGCCCTCAGAgcacatcagagaattcacacaggTGAGAAACCATATGAGTGTAATGACTGTGAGAAGACTTTTGCCCATAATTCCACCCTCAGAGCACATCAGAAAATTCACACTGGGGTGAAACTCtacaaatgtaatgaatgtgggaaaacttTTTCCCAGAAGACACGTCTTAGTACACATCAGAGGATTCACACAGGTGAGAAACCCTATGGatgtagtgaatgtgggaaaaccttctCCCAGAAATCATACCTCAGTGGACATGAGAGAATTCACAAAGGGGAAAAACcttatgaatgtaatgaatgtgggaaaacttTTGTCTATAAGGCAGCCCTCATTGTCCATCAAAGAATTCACACaggagaaaaaccctatgaatgtaatgaatgtgggaaaacttTCTCCCAGAGGACACACCTCTATGCACATCAGAGAACTCACACAGgggagaaaccttatgaatgtaaggaatgtgggaaaactTTTGCAGATAATTCAGCCCTCAGGgcacatcagagaattcacaaaggggagaaaccctatgaatgtagtgaatgtgggaaaacttTCTCCAAGACATCACACCTCAGAGCACATCTAAGGACTCGCacaggggagaaaccctatgaatgtaatgaatgtgggaaaacttTCTCCCAGAAGTCATATGTTAGTgcacatcagagaattcacacaggGGAGAAACCTTACGAATGTAACATATGTGGGAAACCTTTTGCCCATAATTCAACCCTCAGAgtacatcagagaattcacacaggTGTAAAATCCtacaaatgtaatgaatgtgggaaaacttTCCCCCAGAAGTCACACCTTAGTgcacatcagagaattcacacaggagagaaaccctatgagtgtaatgaatgtgggaaagcttttGCCCAAAATTCAACTCTTGGAGTACACCTGAGAATTCACACAGGTGAGAGACCCTACAAATGTTATGAATGTGGAAAAACCTTTGTCCGTAAGGCAGCTCTTAGAGTACATCACACCAGAATGCACACCAGAGAGAAAACCCTTGCATGTAATGAATTTGGGATGTGCTAA